The Shewanella zhangzhouensis genome has a window encoding:
- a CDS encoding M23 family metallopeptidase, protein MAQIELSGKMEQGSLIRGKVPAGSSVSLNGEPLRVTPEGNFAFGVEREGELEQTLEVIYADGLTEIKPLTFAKREYRISEVNGIAQKIMKPDPAAQERAAKDSAMTKAARATDSDITAFAKPFVWPLTGRISGVYGSQRVYNGVPGNPHFGVDVAAKTGTVVVAPADGVVTLAVPDMFYSGGTLIIDHGYGVSSSFLHLSKLYLKVGDRVKQGDKIAEVGATGRANGPHLDWRLNWYQMRLDPATLVPPMKEVLATKAATKASKQ, encoded by the coding sequence TTGAACTCAGTGGCAAGATGGAGCAGGGCTCGCTTATTCGTGGCAAGGTGCCTGCAGGCAGCAGTGTCAGCCTCAATGGCGAGCCACTGAGGGTCACCCCGGAAGGTAACTTTGCCTTTGGGGTGGAGCGAGAAGGTGAGCTTGAGCAGACTCTTGAAGTGATCTACGCCGATGGGCTCACCGAAATCAAACCCCTGACCTTCGCCAAGCGGGAATACCGGATTTCTGAGGTCAATGGTATCGCACAAAAAATCATGAAGCCCGATCCGGCGGCGCAGGAGCGTGCCGCCAAAGACAGCGCTATGACCAAGGCTGCAAGGGCAACCGATTCGGATATTACCGCCTTTGCCAAGCCTTTTGTCTGGCCCTTAACAGGCCGTATCTCTGGGGTGTATGGCAGTCAGCGTGTGTACAACGGGGTGCCCGGCAATCCGCACTTTGGTGTGGACGTGGCGGCCAAAACCGGCACCGTGGTGGTGGCGCCCGCCGATGGTGTGGTAACGCTGGCGGTGCCGGATATGTTCTACTCCGGAGGCACCCTGATTATTGACCATGGCTACGGTGTCAGCTCAAGCTTTCTGCACTTATCCAAGCTCTATTTAAAGGTGGGTGACAGGGTAAAGCAGGGCGACAAGATAGCCGAAGTCGGTGCCACCGGCCGCGCCAACGGGCCGCATCTGGATTGGCGCCTTAACTGGTATCAGATGCGCCTCGACCCTGCTACGCTGGTGCCTCCCATGAAAGAGGTTTTGGCCACAAAAGCGGCCACGAAGGCAAGCAAGCAGTAA
- a CDS encoding GNAT family N-acetyltransferase — translation MQLVLEVAQQDVLPLFSQEGQETFLNRVLPDVETTFDSSKFIALKACQGSKLVGFAALRDGNFLTHLFVDKSVQGSGLGKTLLSTLLGRTEANEVNLCSSVNAVGFYQHLGFSPTGPQAQKNGVRFVPMSIKR, via the coding sequence ATGCAGCTGGTGCTGGAGGTTGCACAGCAAGATGTGTTACCTCTGTTTAGTCAGGAGGGGCAAGAGACCTTTTTAAATCGGGTACTGCCAGATGTTGAAACAACCTTCGACAGCAGTAAATTCATCGCCTTAAAAGCATGTCAGGGCAGTAAACTTGTCGGCTTTGCTGCACTTCGGGACGGCAACTTCCTTACTCACCTATTTGTCGATAAAAGCGTGCAAGGAAGTGGGCTTGGAAAGACGCTGCTGAGCACCCTGCTTGGCCGCACTGAGGCCAATGAGGTGAATCTGTGCTCCTCTGTCAATGCCGTGGGCTTTTACCAGCACCTGGGCTTTTCCCCCACTGGCCCGCAAGCGCAAAAGAATGGTGTTCGTTTTGTGCCCATGAGTATTAAACGCTGA